A part of Leptospira wolffii serovar Khorat str. Khorat-H2 genomic DNA contains:
- the aroE gene encoding shikimate dehydrogenase, translated as MKFFRDSSKYFGIVGNPLSHTLSPLLHTSWYEDLNLDCGYLVFPVASLEKRELLTMSKFGICGLSVTIPHKETAFQIADQTDETSKAVGASNTLVLQNGSISAHNTDGLGAVRAVQEYFPDSLQGKVLVIGSGGSAKGISFALLNQGRVGDLTIAARNTEASNSLKNALGKISKANIHTEGLENTKDKFSEYSLVIHTTPLGMKGKEPGPAITEAAFHKGQVFFDIVYNPLETPFVLEAKKKGASIIPGTEMLLYQAVEQFRLFTGIQLEADLVGKGRKRLLQVLGYDKS; from the coding sequence TTGAAATTCTTTCGAGACAGTTCCAAATATTTCGGGATCGTCGGAAATCCCCTATCGCATACGCTTTCTCCCCTGCTTCATACCTCTTGGTACGAAGATCTGAATCTAGATTGCGGGTATTTGGTATTTCCCGTGGCATCTTTGGAAAAACGGGAACTTCTAACCATGTCAAAGTTCGGAATTTGCGGGCTTTCCGTGACCATTCCCCACAAGGAGACTGCATTCCAAATCGCGGATCAAACCGACGAAACGTCCAAAGCGGTCGGAGCCAGTAATACTCTGGTCTTGCAAAACGGATCGATTAGCGCGCATAATACGGACGGATTGGGAGCGGTCCGAGCGGTTCAGGAATATTTTCCGGATTCCTTGCAAGGTAAGGTCTTGGTAATCGGAAGCGGAGGAAGCGCCAAAGGAATTTCCTTCGCATTATTGAACCAAGGAAGGGTCGGAGACTTAACGATCGCGGCTAGAAATACCGAAGCATCCAACTCTTTAAAGAACGCATTGGGTAAAATTTCCAAAGCGAATATCCATACCGAAGGCCTGGAAAATACGAAAGATAAATTTTCGGAGTACAGCCTCGTTATCCATACGACTCCCTTAGGAATGAAAGGGAAAGAGCCGGGACCGGCAATTACAGAAGCCGCATTTCATAAGGGCCAAGTCTTTTTCGACATCGTCTATAATCCCTTGGAGACTCCTTTTGTACTCGAAGCAAAAAAGAAAGGTGCAAGCATCATTCCCGGAACGGAAATGCTGCTCTACCAAGCCGTGGAGCAATTCCGCCTGTTCACAGGAATCCAACTCGAAGCCGACCTGGTGGGAAAGGGAAGAAAGAGACTATTGCAGGTTTTAGGGTACGATAAATCTTAA
- a CDS encoding rhomboid family intramembrane serine protease has protein sequence MITEITIAITTIISLYTLYKDQNLLDKLILRPYRDSKEGNYYTLATSGFVHADLQHLIFNMITLYFFGQAVDNVLGATGFMGLYLASILVANSVSYFRHKDDPNFGSLGASGGTSGIVFASILFFPYSKIFFFLIPVPIPGPLYALFYLAYSYYASKNSQDGINHDAHFYGALTGLAVAILARPESVERFLLYLAGIFL, from the coding sequence ATGATCACGGAAATTACGATAGCGATCACCACGATTATCAGCTTGTACACTCTTTACAAGGATCAGAATCTATTGGATAAGCTGATACTGCGTCCGTATAGGGATTCTAAGGAAGGAAACTACTACACTCTCGCAACTAGCGGTTTCGTTCATGCGGATTTGCAGCATTTGATCTTTAATATGATCACTCTGTATTTTTTCGGACAAGCGGTGGATAATGTATTGGGAGCTACGGGGTTTATGGGATTGTATTTGGCGAGCATTCTTGTGGCCAATTCAGTCTCCTACTTTAGGCATAAGGACGATCCGAATTTCGGGAGCCTCGGCGCTTCCGGCGGTACTTCGGGGATCGTATTCGCTTCGATCTTATTTTTTCCTTACTCTAAGATATTCTTCTTTTTGATTCCGGTTCCGATACCGGGGCCTCTTTACGCATTGTTTTATCTGGCTTATTCCTACTACGCTTCCAAAAATTCCCAGGATGGAATCAATCATGACGCTCATTTTTACGGAGCTTTAACGGGACTTGCGGTCGCGATCTTAGCGAGACCGGAATCGGTGGAGAGATTTTTGCTCTATTTGGCGGGGATTTTTCTGTAG
- the uvrB gene encoding excinuclease ABC subunit UvrB, giving the protein MSAIFKIHSPYKAAGDQVQAIDKIASSFQSGEKKVTLVGVTGSGKTFTMAQVIAHLGLPTLVLSHNKTLAAQLFREFKEFFPENAVEYFVSYYDYYQPEAYVPSSDTFIEKDMSMNEEIDKLRLRATSSLLERDDVIIVSSVSCIYGLGSPEEYVNSVVALKKGDTIDRDQVIRKLIHIQYNRNDTDFSRGNFRVRGDSIEVYPAYHTDGIRIEFFGDDVDAISRIHPVTGQVIARQEKCFIYPAKHFIMSTPLIKDAVTRIKDEMAEQEAKFTKENKFLEAQRIVSRTNYDMEMLQEMGYCNGIENYSRHLTGRKEGERPACLIDYFRGDFLLIVDESHVTIPQVGGMYAGDRARKQTLVDFGFRLPSALDNRPLNFTEFESLTPNTLYVSATPAEYELEKSKTVVEQIIRPTGLLDPMVEVRPTKNQVEDLLVEIRKRMDAGERVLVTTLTKKMAEDLTDYYRELGIKVSYLHSEVDTLERVEIIRDLRKGIYDVLVGINLLREGLDIPEVSLVAILDADKEGFLRNYKSLIQTIGRAARNVSGTAVLYADKMTDSMKKAIEETKRRRQIQEEHNQKYRISPTTIRKQIGDIIERTEKDLTPEESASEEIDKKFREKNFSSKEEMKERVREEMLKAAKELDFERAALLRDKMLSIK; this is encoded by the coding sequence ATGTCTGCGATTTTCAAAATTCATTCTCCGTACAAAGCTGCGGGAGACCAGGTACAAGCCATCGATAAGATCGCGTCCTCCTTCCAATCGGGAGAGAAGAAGGTCACGTTGGTGGGAGTCACCGGTTCCGGTAAGACCTTCACCATGGCCCAGGTGATCGCTCATTTGGGTCTTCCTACACTTGTACTTTCGCATAATAAGACTTTGGCGGCCCAGTTATTTAGGGAATTCAAGGAGTTCTTTCCCGAAAACGCGGTAGAATATTTCGTTTCCTATTACGATTATTACCAACCCGAGGCGTATGTTCCCTCTTCTGATACCTTCATAGAGAAGGACATGTCCATGAACGAGGAGATAGACAAGCTTCGTCTGAGAGCCACTTCTTCTCTTTTGGAAAGAGACGACGTGATCATAGTGAGTTCCGTCTCTTGCATATACGGTTTGGGTTCTCCAGAAGAATATGTGAATTCCGTTGTCGCCTTGAAGAAGGGAGATACGATAGATCGGGACCAAGTGATTCGAAAACTCATCCATATTCAATACAATCGTAACGATACGGATTTCTCCCGAGGTAATTTCAGGGTCAGAGGGGATTCCATAGAAGTCTATCCCGCATATCATACCGACGGAATTCGGATCGAGTTTTTCGGAGACGATGTGGATGCGATTTCCCGTATCCATCCAGTGACCGGGCAGGTTATAGCCAGACAGGAAAAATGTTTTATCTATCCCGCCAAACACTTCATCATGTCCACTCCTTTGATAAAGGATGCGGTTACTCGGATCAAGGATGAGATGGCGGAACAAGAAGCCAAGTTCACGAAAGAGAATAAGTTTCTTGAAGCCCAAAGGATCGTATCCCGTACGAATTACGATATGGAAATGCTCCAAGAAATGGGATACTGCAACGGAATAGAAAATTATTCTCGTCATCTCACCGGTAGAAAGGAAGGAGAGAGACCGGCCTGTCTCATCGATTATTTTAGAGGAGATTTTCTTCTTATCGTGGACGAGTCTCATGTTACGATCCCCCAAGTAGGAGGAATGTACGCGGGAGACAGGGCGAGAAAGCAGACTCTCGTGGATTTCGGCTTTCGTCTTCCCTCCGCTTTGGACAATAGACCCTTGAACTTTACGGAATTCGAATCCTTGACTCCGAATACTCTGTACGTCTCCGCGACTCCCGCCGAGTACGAGTTGGAAAAGAGTAAGACGGTCGTGGAGCAAATCATTCGTCCTACCGGACTTTTGGATCCTATGGTGGAGGTCCGTCCTACCAAGAATCAGGTGGAGGATCTGCTTGTAGAGATCCGCAAAAGAATGGATGCGGGAGAAAGAGTCTTAGTTACCACCCTGACCAAAAAAATGGCCGAGGACCTTACCGATTATTATAGAGAGTTGGGTATCAAAGTCTCTTATTTGCATTCGGAAGTGGACACTCTGGAAAGGGTGGAAATCATCCGGGATCTGAGAAAAGGGATCTACGACGTTTTGGTAGGAATCAACCTGCTCAGGGAAGGTCTGGATATTCCGGAAGTTTCTCTCGTAGCGATTCTGGACGCGGATAAGGAAGGTTTCTTGAGGAATTATAAATCCTTAATACAGACCATCGGCCGTGCGGCGAGGAACGTGAGCGGGACCGCTGTACTATATGCGGACAAGATGACGGACTCCATGAAAAAGGCGATCGAAGAGACCAAACGAAGACGCCAAATCCAGGAAGAGCATAATCAGAAATACCGGATATCCCCTACGACGATCCGCAAGCAGATCGGAGATATCATCGAAAGAACCGAGAAAGATCTGACTCCGGAAGAATCCGCTTCCGAGGAAATAGACAAGAAATTCCGAGAAAAGAATTTCTCCTCCAAGGAAGAGATGAAGGAACGAGTTCGGGAAGAGATGCTCAAGGCTGCCAAGGAATTGGATTTCGAAAGGGCGGCCCTATTAAGGGACAAGATGTTGTCCATCAAATGA
- a CDS encoding PEGA domain-containing protein, with product MKSGFLYRLSAGILLIALSPALIGGSLYGIDDYYRFEDIVSPERIVFEKERKLCIFPLRNLSGEASLDFYSPGYASVVYSGLKSLVQIFDESLLPTSIQHGYGNGEGTPISKSKEGEWDSKRFEKLKKGEIVLPATKDPRYINLKIQPYESEAAPDEGFLIPISRKYECFYSISGEYEKKGSDEIQVRVRLRSSKDGSKKEFSHKTSVRRSYQELSPLTDEIRKILLGKNTRKLTIKTGSLYDSLVFLDGNYIGKTPLKNVEVLAGIHDLRITKNGFDDWTGQVDLRESAQEIELVLAKEKKEGYISVTSEPAGAKVFLGSEFLGTTPLNKIPVKTGWNRLRFSLDEHVDIFKGVEIKKGEVAEVSAKLKSGESVSYYKNKKYLFLDHTYEDFAIYSLYGSLFFYAGYYYFNLRADQALENARPMVSLTNFAAVQELQQTSPNFQYFATVYFYQERIYEDARSKSEYYRSISGRFARHQGVQGGLMLYGIGAMLILSATFYALGLDSETLEVGVAPVKTAPAFVKGIEGQYETESYAKFNYRF from the coding sequence TTGAAATCAGGTTTTCTTTACCGTTTATCCGCCGGGATTTTACTTATAGCCCTTTCTCCGGCTTTGATCGGCGGATCGCTTTACGGAATCGACGATTATTATCGTTTCGAAGATATCGTTTCTCCGGAGAGGATCGTATTCGAGAAGGAGAGAAAGCTTTGTATTTTTCCGCTTAGAAATCTTTCCGGAGAAGCTTCTTTGGATTTCTATTCTCCCGGATACGCCTCGGTCGTATATTCCGGATTGAAATCCCTCGTTCAGATTTTCGACGAATCCTTATTGCCCACGAGTATCCAGCACGGTTACGGAAACGGAGAAGGAACTCCCATCTCGAAATCAAAAGAAGGAGAATGGGATTCCAAACGTTTCGAGAAGTTGAAAAAAGGAGAGATCGTTCTTCCTGCGACGAAGGATCCTCGTTATATCAATCTTAAGATCCAGCCCTACGAATCCGAGGCCGCACCGGACGAAGGATTTCTGATCCCTATCTCCCGTAAATACGAATGCTTCTATTCCATATCCGGGGAATACGAGAAGAAAGGTTCGGACGAGATTCAGGTTCGAGTCAGGCTTCGTTCATCCAAAGACGGTTCCAAGAAGGAATTCTCCCATAAAACTAGCGTTAGACGATCTTATCAGGAGCTATCTCCCTTGACTGATGAGATACGGAAGATTTTACTCGGGAAGAATACTCGAAAACTGACGATCAAGACAGGGAGTCTTTACGATTCTCTCGTTTTCTTGGACGGAAATTATATCGGCAAGACTCCTTTGAAAAATGTAGAAGTACTTGCCGGAATCCACGATCTAAGAATCACCAAGAACGGTTTCGACGATTGGACGGGACAGGTGGATTTGAGGGAATCCGCTCAGGAGATAGAACTAGTTCTTGCAAAGGAAAAGAAGGAAGGATACATCTCGGTTACCTCTGAGCCTGCCGGAGCCAAGGTGTTTTTAGGTTCCGAATTTTTAGGAACGACTCCTTTAAATAAGATTCCCGTAAAGACCGGCTGGAACCGACTTCGATTCTCCTTGGATGAACATGTGGACATCTTCAAAGGAGTGGAAATCAAGAAAGGGGAAGTTGCGGAAGTTTCGGCGAAACTGAAATCGGGAGAATCCGTATCTTATTATAAAAACAAAAAGTATTTGTTCTTGGATCATACCTACGAGGATTTCGCGATTTACTCCTTATACGGAAGTTTGTTCTTTTATGCGGGATACTATTATTTCAATCTTAGGGCGGACCAAGCTTTAGAGAATGCGCGACCTATGGTGTCTTTAACGAACTTCGCCGCGGTCCAGGAATTACAGCAAACTTCTCCCAATTTCCAATACTTCGCGACCGTATATTTTTATCAGGAAAGAATCTACGAAGACGCTCGTTCCAAGTCGGAATACTATCGCTCTATTTCCGGACGTTTTGCAAGGCACCAGGGAGTCCAGGGAGGACTCATGCTTTACGGAATCGGAGCTATGTTGATTCTTTCCGCCACCTTTTACGCTTTGGGTTTGGATTCCGAAACGTTAGAAGTGGGAGTCGCCCCCGTGAAGACCGCACCTGCCTTCGTAAAAGGAATCGAAGGCCAATATGAAACCGAGTCCTACGCTAAATTCAACTATCGGTTTTAA
- a CDS encoding ATP-binding protein, with product MSFSLGEIEARIRELLANGVTGNSQDFLSWIRMDTIRRLREEPVYPSEWVLKILDDLVASKDAAKGKLDPREYTLSPDSPLRKKPSKKEEYLILGKTEFQPMQYVRSRMESFLRNNKVDEDLIVDLTIGSIEAVENAVKYGDGGSVEVSYSIERENLFKIRLVNNLRELNLEEDIERGKFSSTATLMRGMMVMQKLFDKMDLEILEDKRQALFMAEKILPK from the coding sequence ATGTCCTTTTCCCTAGGAGAGATAGAGGCCCGTATTAGGGAACTCCTAGCAAACGGTGTAACAGGAAATTCCCAGGATTTCCTCTCGTGGATACGTATGGATACTATACGTAGATTGAGAGAGGAGCCCGTCTATCCTTCCGAATGGGTCTTAAAAATCTTGGACGATCTGGTCGCTTCCAAGGACGCCGCCAAAGGAAAACTGGATCCTAGAGAATACACTCTCTCCCCCGATTCCCCTCTTCGAAAGAAGCCTTCCAAAAAAGAAGAATATTTAATTTTAGGTAAAACCGAATTCCAACCCATGCAATACGTGCGTAGCCGTATGGAATCCTTCCTTCGAAATAATAAAGTGGACGAGGATTTGATCGTGGACCTGACCATCGGCTCCATCGAAGCGGTGGAGAACGCGGTAAAATACGGAGACGGAGGTTCCGTCGAAGTATCCTATTCCATAGAAAGGGAGAATTTGTTCAAAATCCGACTGGTGAACAATCTCCGGGAACTCAATTTGGAAGAGGACATAGAGCGCGGAAAATTCTCCTCCACCGCCACCCTCATGCGTGGAATGATGGTCATGCAGAAATTATTCGATAAAATGGATCTTGAGATTTTGGAAGATAAAAGACAGGCCTTGTTTATGGCCGAAAAAATTCTTCCGAAGTAA
- a CDS encoding LIC_10730 family protein — MSYRRLLILSFLLFGSLFWSQCYFAVDWSQGSGPNGKERATLEETPDPEESNLSKSELKRKGKAGKSGKDDQETFEILSGQSGSSARSCTVLYSNCKDKCWKEFPPPKVETVFTAVTVDRKRWDCVGKCRNVCDNFDPPSSGGSMPNSGKGNYSEPPR, encoded by the coding sequence TTGTCCTACAGAAGACTCCTTATTCTATCCTTTCTTCTTTTTGGCTCCCTCTTTTGGTCCCAATGCTATTTCGCCGTGGATTGGAGTCAAGGCAGCGGTCCTAACGGCAAAGAAAGAGCGACCTTAGAGGAGACTCCCGATCCGGAGGAGTCGAACTTAAGCAAATCCGAGTTGAAGCGCAAAGGTAAAGCCGGTAAGTCGGGCAAAGACGACCAGGAAACCTTCGAGATTCTCTCCGGACAAAGCGGTTCTTCCGCAAGAAGTTGCACCGTACTATACAGCAATTGTAAAGACAAATGTTGGAAAGAATTTCCTCCTCCGAAAGTGGAGACAGTCTTTACCGCAGTGACAGTGGATCGGAAGCGTTGGGACTGCGTGGGTAAATGCAGAAACGTCTGCGATAATTTCGATCCCCCTAGTTCCGGCGGATCGATGCCGAATTCCGGAAAAGGAAATTATTCCGAGCCCCCTCGATAA
- a CDS encoding glycosyltransferase family 2 protein — MTLPISACIITLNEEDNIERCLSSLDFVSEIIVLDSGSKDKTEALAKKKGAKVVRRKFDDYVSQKNHVIGLAKFPWILTLDADEEISSQLKEEIKGLFQTVPKEDGFLIPRLTMYMGKWIRHGGWYPNYRVRLFQKSKGQFVGGKVHEAVKLEGKRKKLENPVLHYSYASLHDHVNFINRYSELAALEKFGKGKRSGLFLALLEASYKSFWMYFVRFGFMDGRRGLILAIMGFYYNFLKYTKIFEMTLLDKGKTDPKK, encoded by the coding sequence ATGACCCTACCTATCTCCGCATGCATCATTACGTTAAACGAAGAGGATAATATTGAGAGATGCCTCTCTTCCCTGGATTTCGTAAGCGAGATCATCGTATTGGATTCCGGGTCCAAGGACAAAACGGAAGCTCTTGCGAAAAAGAAAGGAGCCAAGGTAGTCAGAAGAAAATTCGACGATTACGTTTCCCAGAAGAATCATGTGATCGGTCTCGCAAAATTTCCCTGGATCCTAACACTGGATGCCGACGAAGAGATTTCGTCCCAATTAAAAGAGGAAATTAAAGGTCTTTTCCAAACCGTCCCGAAAGAAGACGGCTTTTTGATCCCCAGACTGACCATGTATATGGGCAAATGGATACGCCACGGGGGCTGGTATCCGAACTATCGAGTGAGATTATTCCAGAAATCCAAAGGGCAATTCGTAGGCGGCAAAGTCCACGAAGCCGTAAAGCTGGAAGGAAAAAGGAAAAAACTCGAAAATCCGGTATTACATTATTCTTATGCAAGCCTTCACGATCATGTGAACTTCATCAACAGATACTCGGAACTCGCCGCATTGGAAAAATTCGGAAAAGGAAAAAGATCCGGACTATTCTTAGCGCTTTTAGAGGCGAGTTACAAATCTTTTTGGATGTATTTCGTGCGTTTCGGATTTATGGACGGCAGAAGAGGACTCATACTCGCCATTATGGGATTTTATTATAATTTTCTAAAATATACTAAAATCTTCGAAATGACCCTGCTCGATAAAGGAAAAACGGATCCTAAGAAGTAA
- a CDS encoding S1 RNA-binding domain-containing protein: MKDSEKELFQKLLDESFRKKASLETGAKVTAVVTSAKTDYVFIKVKNAGISGIILAEEFAEAPAIGQEIEAYFLREASGDQYFTICMDGDTITKDLISVAHSSEIPVLGHIVGENDAGVEVKLGEQIGFCPFSQLDPELKKQGAVVGKRVRFLVSELGAKGKIIVSQKKIADKEREAKISVLKGELKPGMFVTCRVKSVHPFGLIVEADGLTALVPTSEATFKKNPDLSKDFHPGQVLRAKVLKLDWEENKHSFTVKDFLKDPWAQNVPFKEGDLVTGIVESIKPFGVFLKLNENFSGLVPNRETGLQNRIPAAQHFKVGESLSAFVTEVNLAKRQISLSLVKAKEVQERLDYSGYLSEETSSTGSFGAILAKSLNKGQKKN; this comes from the coding sequence ATGAAGGACTCCGAAAAAGAACTCTTCCAAAAATTACTAGACGAAAGTTTCCGTAAAAAAGCTTCCCTGGAGACGGGCGCAAAAGTAACCGCAGTAGTAACGAGCGCAAAAACGGATTATGTTTTTATAAAGGTAAAAAATGCGGGAATATCAGGAATTATCTTAGCGGAAGAATTCGCCGAGGCTCCCGCCATAGGACAGGAGATAGAAGCCTATTTCTTGCGCGAGGCTTCCGGAGATCAGTATTTCACCATCTGTATGGACGGAGATACGATCACTAAGGATCTGATTTCAGTCGCTCATTCTTCCGAGATCCCGGTACTCGGACATATAGTCGGAGAGAACGATGCCGGCGTAGAGGTCAAGTTAGGCGAACAGATCGGATTCTGTCCCTTCTCCCAATTGGATCCGGAACTTAAAAAACAAGGCGCCGTGGTCGGTAAAAGAGTACGTTTTCTAGTCTCCGAATTGGGTGCCAAGGGCAAGATCATCGTGTCCCAGAAGAAAATCGCGGATAAGGAAAGAGAAGCCAAGATCTCCGTACTAAAGGGAGAACTGAAACCGGGAATGTTCGTAACCTGTCGGGTCAAATCCGTGCATCCTTTCGGATTGATTGTGGAGGCGGACGGACTTACGGCCCTTGTTCCTACGTCCGAAGCGACTTTCAAAAAGAACCCCGATCTATCCAAGGATTTCCATCCAGGACAGGTACTGAGAGCCAAGGTCCTAAAATTGGATTGGGAAGAGAATAAACACAGCTTTACAGTTAAGGATTTTCTAAAGGATCCTTGGGCCCAAAACGTTCCTTTCAAAGAAGGGGATCTGGTCACTGGAATCGTGGAAAGTATAAAACCGTTCGGAGTCTTTTTAAAATTGAACGAGAATTTTTCGGGACTGGTTCCGAATCGGGAAACCGGATTGCAAAATAGAATTCCCGCCGCTCAGCATTTCAAGGTGGGAGAATCCCTCTCCGCTTTCGTGACCGAAGTGAATCTCGCAAAACGCCAGATTTCCCTTTCTCTCGTGAAAGCAAAGGAAGTGCAGGAAAGATTGGATTATAGCGGGTATCTTTCCGAAGAGACTAGTTCCACGGGTTCTTTCGGAGCCATTCTTGCAAAATCCTTAAACAAGGGTCAAAAGAAGAATTAA
- a CDS encoding tRNA (cytidine(34)-2'-O)-methyltransferase, with translation MSLRIALYRPEIPPNTGNIARLCVALGAELHIVGKPAFEMTEKAARRAGLDYWDKLSLTLHSDWSGFAETLPSGSNLYLVSTKGDTSYTTPHYSKDDTFLFGNETSGLPSEIFQSSVSKQVIRIPMEEDCRCLNLSNAVAVVAYEALRQIRNW, from the coding sequence ATGTCTCTCCGGATCGCCTTGTATCGTCCCGAGATTCCTCCGAATACGGGAAATATCGCGAGGCTTTGCGTGGCGCTGGGAGCCGAATTGCATATCGTCGGCAAACCCGCCTTCGAAATGACTGAGAAAGCGGCTAGACGCGCGGGACTGGACTATTGGGATAAGCTGAGCCTAACGCTTCATTCCGATTGGTCCGGTTTTGCGGAAACTCTCCCTTCCGGATCCAATTTATATTTGGTTTCCACAAAAGGAGACACTTCCTACACGACTCCTCATTACTCTAAGGACGATACGTTCCTATTCGGAAACGAAACTTCCGGACTTCCATCCGAAATTTTTCAATCCTCCGTTTCCAAGCAGGTTATTCGGATTCCGATGGAAGAAGATTGCAGGTGTTTGAACCTGAGCAACGCCGTCGCCGTGGTCGCTTATGAAGCGCTGCGACAAATCCGGAATTGGTGA
- a CDS encoding glutamate ligase domain-containing protein produces MESPEFLEFASRLTNLEKTRNFNVFGAYSLDPFRDLLDRYGWRNRKKERLRISVVGTNGKGSISHFLAECFSKLGFSVGLYTSPHLKDPKERIRLSPELRPVKDEDLKELTKLLFSDSSREELSFLSWFEWFTLAAFVLFEEKDRSVQIYEAGLGGRLDATKLAEPDVVIVCAIGEDHKAVLGNTKESILQEKLGIISDRTKLVFALEPEPSLQIILEEFCEEKHIDLATFPSLPQGKSYLRHNQEFVKFIVPRLMEVLAKKRILPEKKGEEIVQDLSPPPGRLEIVSDSPFIVFDPAHNPDAVRITLSSLGTAFPGKKFSIIAGFLPDKEGESMAKDLTDYTKAKNTDLYFLNAKEFLLPKGFESFVVSPDKLSEKLESVNAKGEGILVLGSFRMYSYISQKD; encoded by the coding sequence ATGGAGTCCCCTGAATTTTTAGAGTTCGCCTCTCGATTGACCAATCTGGAGAAGACCAGAAATTTCAACGTATTCGGCGCTTATTCTCTGGATCCTTTTCGCGATCTACTAGACCGATACGGATGGCGGAATAGAAAAAAAGAAAGACTTAGGATCTCCGTAGTAGGAACCAACGGTAAAGGTTCCATATCGCATTTCTTAGCGGAATGTTTTTCTAAATTAGGATTTTCTGTAGGACTTTACACCTCCCCCCATTTAAAGGATCCGAAAGAAAGGATCCGACTCTCTCCCGAACTCCGACCTGTCAAAGACGAGGATTTAAAGGAACTCACAAAGCTCCTATTTTCCGATTCTTCCCGGGAGGAATTGTCCTTTCTTTCCTGGTTCGAATGGTTCACTTTAGCTGCATTCGTATTATTCGAAGAAAAGGACAGATCCGTGCAAATCTACGAGGCAGGGTTAGGAGGCAGATTGGATGCGACCAAGCTCGCGGAACCGGATGTAGTGATCGTCTGCGCGATAGGAGAAGATCATAAGGCGGTTTTAGGAAACACTAAGGAGTCCATTCTTCAGGAGAAATTGGGAATAATCTCCGATCGAACTAAACTCGTATTCGCATTAGAACCCGAGCCTTCTCTGCAAATAATTCTGGAAGAATTTTGCGAAGAAAAGCATATAGATCTCGCAACATTCCCCTCACTCCCGCAAGGAAAATCCTATCTAAGACACAATCAGGAATTCGTAAAATTCATAGTCCCCCGCCTCATGGAAGTACTTGCAAAAAAAAGAATACTACCGGAAAAAAAAGGAGAAGAGATCGTTCAAGACCTTTCTCCTCCCCCAGGTAGATTGGAAATCGTATCCGATTCCCCATTTATCGTTTTTGATCCGGCTCATAATCCGGACGCGGTTCGAATCACTCTCAGCTCTCTAGGAACCGCCTTTCCGGGCAAAAAATTCTCAATCATCGCAGGATTCCTGCCGGATAAGGAAGGAGAATCCATGGCAAAGGATTTAACTGATTATACGAAGGCTAAAAATACGGATTTGTATTTTCTAAATGCGAAAGAATTCCTACTTCCGAAGGGCTTTGAGTCGTTTGTCGTTTCACCGGATAAACTATCGGAGAAATTGGAATCCGTAAATGCAAAAGGAGAAGGGATTCTTGTTTTAGGAAGTTTTCGGATGTATTCTTATATCTCGCAAAAAGATTAA
- the cutA gene encoding divalent-cation tolerance protein CutA: MSSSQEILVFTTLADRDLAEEYIADMLQLGLIVSGTIFPEVALLYQWEGKLTIDSENKILLKAKADQYPGIEEYIMKKHPYLAPEIIRLDVSFGSDKYKKFIQEKIAKGG; the protein is encoded by the coding sequence ATGTCTTCATCCCAAGAAATATTAGTCTTCACTACTTTGGCGGATCGGGATCTAGCCGAGGAGTACATCGCGGACATGCTCCAACTTGGCCTAATCGTAAGCGGTACTATCTTTCCCGAGGTGGCCCTACTCTATCAATGGGAAGGAAAACTGACCATAGATTCGGAGAATAAAATCCTATTGAAGGCGAAAGCGGATCAATACCCTGGAATCGAAGAATATATTATGAAAAAGCATCCTTACTTAGCTCCGGAAATTATCCGCCTGGACGTAAGCTTCGGAAGCGATAAATACAAAAAATTCATACAGGAAAAGATCGCAAAAGGCGGCTGA